A single Syngnathus acus chromosome 8, fSynAcu1.2, whole genome shotgun sequence DNA region contains:
- the abcc1 gene encoding multidrug resistance-associated protein 1, producing the protein MTSQQMGLDRFCSPEGSDRFWDWDRSWNTTNPDFTQCFQNTVLVWLPCVYLWLCVPFYLIYLRSHNQGYICMNHLNKAKTAFGFLLWIICWADVFYSFWERSYGSKVPAPVHLVSPTILGFTMLLATLVIQYERLKGVQSSGVLLFFWLLALLCATITFRSKILQALDQPSTICVWRYTTFFVYYTLLLISLILSCLSDQPPLFSQVIKDLNPCPEPGASFLSKITFWWITRMMMSGYKHPLEEKDLWSLNPEDRSQKVVPKLVQRWKTDCQKGKSVSRTEQKTFYSPRRAHNPGNKENQAAEEESEILLVKNTKRKEPSLLCALCLAFGPYFLVSCIYKFIQDILMFVGPEILRLLINFVNNSSAPYWHGYFYTCLLFLCTCVQSLILQRYFHICFITGMRLRTAIVGAVYRKALVISSAARRTSTVGEIVNLMSVDAQRFMDLIAYINMVWSAPLQVVLALYFLWQNLGPSVLAGVAVMVLMVPINAFIAMKTKTYQVAQMKSKDSRIKLMNEMLNGIKVLKLYAWELAFKGKVSDIRESELRVLKKAAYLGAMSTFTWVCAPFLVALSTFAVYVLVDEKNVLDAQKAFVSLALFNILRFPLNMLPMVISSMVQASVSLKRLRVFLSHEELQEDSVDRRAVVGSSNSISIVNGVFSWSKTESPTLKMLNVCIPDGSLVAIVGLVGSGKSSLLSALLGEMDKLEGSLAVKGSVAYVPQQAWIQNSTLKENIIFGQDVSEAWYQRVVTACALQPDLEILPAGDSTEIGEKGVNLSGGQKHRVSLARAVYCDRMVYLLDDPLSAVDAHVGKHIFEHVIGPQGLLKEKTRLLVTHGLSYLPQVDLILVMVNGEITEIGSYQQLMATEGAFSEFLHTYAGVDHGDNNDLDSKPKIVTKGIENGSATGLAGPGQNSSTSNLSQSGKEKEELGKKAKEADAGKLTEADKASTGRVKLSVFWAYFKAIGVLSAIAVVLFFAHNLLSLLSNYWLSLWTDDPVVNGTQPKRQLRLGVYGALGLSQGVAVFGYSLSMSIGGILASRYLHQSMLYDVLRSPISFFERTPSGNLVNRFAKEIDTIDTVIPSILKMFMGSMFNVMGACIIILIATPFVAIIIPFLGLLYFFVQRFYVASSRQLKRLESVSRSPIYTHFNETLLGTSVIRAFGEQERFIRESDQRVDHNQKAYYPGIVANRWLAIRLEFVGNCIVSSAALFAVIARENLSPGIMGLAISYALQLTASLTWLVRMSSDVETNIVAVERVKEYSETEKEAEWKHESSSLAPGWPTEGRIEFRGFGLRYRHDLDLAIRNVTVNISGGEKVGIVGRTGAGKSSLTLGLFRIIEAAEGQIFIDGVNIAELGLHDLRSRITIIPQDPVLFSGTLRMNLDPFESYSDEDLWRSLELSHLKNFVSGLPDKLNHECSEGGENLSVGQRQLLCLARALLRKTKILVLDEATAAVDMETDTLIQTTIRSQFEGCTVLTIAHRLNTIMDYTRVLVLEKGEMVEFDSPANLLAQRGSFYKMAKDSGLA; encoded by the exons ATGACGTCCCAGCAAATGGGGCTTGACAGATTCTGTAGCCCTGAAGGTTCCGATCGGTTCTGG GATTGGGACCGCTCATGGAATACTACAAACCCAGACTTTACTCAGTGCTTCCAGAACACTGTCCTGGTGTGGCTGCCATGTGTCTACCTCTGGCTGTGTGTCCCCTTCTACCTCATTTACCTTCGTAGCCACAATCAAGGTTACATATGCATGAATCACCTGAACAAAGCCAAAACT GCTTTTGGCTTTCTTCTGTGGATTATCTGCTGGGCAGATGTTTTCTATTCTTTCTGGGAAAGAAGTTATGGCAGTAAAGTTCCTGCACCTGTCCACCTTGTCAGTCCAACCATACTGGGCTTCACCATG TTGCTGGCCACCCTGGTGATTCAGTATGAGCGACTGAAAGGTGTACAGTCATCAGGagtgttgctgtttttctgGCTGCTGGCCTTGCTTTGTGCCACAATCACCTTCCGGTCCAAAATCCTCCAAGCCCTGGACCAG CCATCGACAATATGCGTGTGGAGGTACACCACCTTCTTTGTGTACTACACCTTGCTGCTGATTTCGCTGATTTTGTCCTGCTTGTCAGATCAGCCTCCACTCTTCTCCCAAGTTATCAAAGATTTA AATCCTTGCCCTGAGCCCGGAGCttctttcctttccaaaaTAACATTCTGGTGGATCACCAg gatgatgatgagtgGCTACAAGCATCCCCTAGAGGAGAAAGACTTGTGGTCTCTGAACCCTGAGGACCGTTCACAAAAAGTGGTACCAAAGCTGGTTCAACGTTGGAAGACAGATtgtcaaaaaggaaaaag TGTTTCCAGAACAGAACAGAAGACATTCTACTCTCCCAGGCGGGCCCATAACCCTGGAAACAAGGAGAATCAAGCTGCAGAGGAGGAGTCTGAAATCCTACtcgttaaaaacacaaaaaggaagGAGCCCTCCCTGCTGTGCGCTCTGTGCCTGGCCTTTGGGCCGTACTTCCTCGTCTCGTGCATCTACAAGTTCATACAAGACATCCTCATGTTTGTCGGGCCTGAGATCCTCCG GCTTCTGATCAACTTTGTGAACAACTCCAGCGCCCCCTACTGGCATGGCTACTTCTACACATGTCTGCTCTTCCTCTGTACCTGTGTGCAGTCACTTATCCTGCAGAGGTACTTTCACATCTGCTTCATCACAGGCATGCGCCTGCGCACTGCCATTGTCGGAGCAGTCTATAGGAAG GCCTTGGTTATCAGCAGCGCGGCCCGCCGCACGTCCACAGTTGGAGAAATCGTCAATTTGATGTCGGTGGACGCTCAGCGCTTCATGGACCTGATCGCTTATATCAACATGGTATGGTCTGCCCCCTTGCAAGTGGTGTTAGCCCTTTACTTTCTGTGGCAG AACCTCGGCCCGTCCGTTCTGGCCGGAGTGGCGGTTATGGTTCTCATGGTTCCAATTAATGCTTTCATTGCCATGAAAACCAAAACCTACCAG GTAGCGCAGATGAAGAGTAAAGACAGTCGCATTAAGCTGATGAATGAGATGCTGAATGGTATCAAGGTGTTGAAGCTCTACGCCTGGGAGCTTGCTTTCAAGGGAAAAGTATCAGATATCCGTGAGAGCGAGCTGCGGGTACTGAAGAAGGCTGCCTACCTTGGTGCTATGTCTACCTTCACCTGGGTTTGCGCACCCTTTTTG GTTGCCCTGTCTACCTTTGCAGTATATGTGCTGGTcgatgaaaaaaatgtgcttgATGCCCAGAAGGCTTTTGTTTCTCTGGCACTCTTCAACATCTTGCGTTTTCCTCTCAACATGCTGCCGATGGTCATCAGCAGCATGGTGCAG GCGAGCGTCTCCTTGAAGCGTCTGAGAGTGTTTCTATCACACGAGGAGCTGCAGGAAGACAGTGTTGACCGCAGAGCAGTAGTTGGCT CCTCAAACAGTATATCCATAGTGAATGGAGTTTTCAGCTGGTCCAAAACAGAATCACCGACGCTCAAAAT GCTGAACGTGTGTATCCCAGATGGCTCGCTGGTTGCCATTGTAGGACTGGTGGGTTCTGGAAAGTCCTCTCTTCTGTCAGCCCTGCTTGGAGAAATGGACAAACTTGAAGGAAGTCTGGCTGTCAAG GGTTCCGTGGCCTATGTTCCCCAGCAGGCCTGGATACAGAATTCCACACTGAAGGAAAACATCATATTTGGCCAGGATGTGAGCGAAGCCTGGTATCAGCGTGTCGTGACGGCATGTGCGCTTCAGCCTGACCTTGAGATCCTGCCTGCTGGAGATTCCACAGAGATTGGAGAAAAG GGTGTCAATCTATCCGGTGGTCAAAAGCACAGGGTGAGCCTCGCAAGGGCTGTCTACTGTGACCGGATGGTCTACCTGCTGGACGACCCTCTCTCTGCTGTTGATGCTCATGTAGGAAAACATATATTTGAGCACGTGATTGGTCCGCAGGGCTTGCTGAAGgaaaag ACCCGTTTGCTGGTGACTCACGGGCTAAGTTACCTGCCTCAGGTTGACCTGATCCTGGTCATGGTGAATGGGGAAATAACCGAAATTGGTTCCTACCAGCAACTCATGGCTACTGAGGGGGCCTTTTCTGAGTTTCTGCATACATACGCTGGGGTTGACCACGGAGACAACAATG ATTTAGACTCCAAGCCAAAAATAGTAACCAAAGGAATAGAGAATGGCAGTGCAACTGGTCTTGCTGG gccTGGTCAAAACAGCAGTACAAGCAACCTATCCCAGTCGGGCAAGGAAAAAGAGGAGCTCGGCAAAAAGGCCAAGGAAGCGGATGCAGGCAAACTAACAGAGGCTGACAAGGCCAGCACAGGACGG GTCAAGCTGTCTGTGTTCTGGGCCTATTTTAAAGCCATTGGTGTACTATCCGCCATTGctgttgtgctgttttttGCACATAACCTGCTTTCTCTGCTCTCTAATTACTGGCTCAGTCTCTGGACTGATGATCCAGTCGTCAATGGCACTCAGCCTAAAAGACAACTGAGATTGGGGGTATATGGTGCTCTTGGCCTGTCCCAGG GTGTGGCCGTCTTTGGCTACTCTTTGTCCATGTCCATTGGGGGCATCCTGGCATCTCGCTATCTTCATCAGTCCATGCTCTACGATGTCCTTCGCTCCCCTATATCTTTCTTTGAGCGAACCCCCAGCGGTAACCTTGTAAACCGCTTTGCCAAGGAGATAGACACCATTGACACGGTGATCCCCAGCAttcttaaaatgttcatggGCTCCATGTTCAATGTGATGGGCGCCTGTATTATCATCCTCATCGCCACGCCGTTTGTGGCAATTATCATTCCCTTCCTTGGTCTGCTCTACTTTTTTGTACAG AGATTTTACGTGGCGTCATCCCGCCAGTTGAAGCGCCTGGAGTCTGTCAGCCGTTCGCCTATCTATACCCACTTTAACGAAACGCTGCTGGGCACGTCCGTCATCAGAGCTTTCGGTGAACAAGAACGCTTCATACGAGAGAGCGATCAGAGGGTTGACCATAACCAGAAGGCCTACTACCCTGGCATAGTAGCAAACAG ATGGCTGGCGATTCGACTGGAGTTTGTCGGCAACTGCATTGTGTCTTCCGCTGCTTTGTTTGCCGTCATAGCCAGAGAGAACCTTAGTCCGGGTATCATGGGTTTAGCAATCTCCTATGCCCTTCAG CTGACAGCCTCTCTGACCTGGCTGGTGAGGATGTCCTCTGATGTGGAAACAAACATAGTTGCAGTGGAGAGAGTGAAAGAGTACAGTGAGACAGAAAAAGAG GCTGAGTGGAAGCACGAGTCCTCCAGCCTTGCCCCTGGGTGGCCCACTGAAGGCCGCATAGAATTCAGAGGTTTCGGTCTACGATACCGTCACGATCTGGACCTGGCCATCCGCAACGTCACAGTCAACATTTCGGGAGGAGAGAAg GTGGGGATTGTCGGGCGCACAGGAGCCGGCAAGTCATCCCTCACATTGGGCCTGTTCAGGATCATCGAGGCAGCAGAGGGTCAAATTTTCATTGATGGGGTAAACATTGCTGAACTTGGCCTTCATGATCTCCGCTCCAGAATAACCATAATACCCCAG GATCCAGTGTTGTTTTCAGGCACTCTGAGGATGAACTTAGATCCTTTTGAAAGCTACTCTGATGAAGACCTATGGAGGTCTTTGGAGTTGTCTCATCTCAAGAACTTTGTATCAGGCCTGCCAGACAAGCTTAACCATGAGTGTAGTGAAGGGGGAGAGAACCTCAG CGTGGGCCAGCGTCAACTCCTATGCTTGGCTCGAGCATTGTTGCGAAAGACCAAGATCCTTGTTTTAGATGAGGCCACAGCCGCTGTGGACATGGAGACCGACACCCTGATCCAGACCACCATCCGTTCTCAGTTTGAGGGCTGTACCGTCCTTACTATCGCTCATCGCCTCAACACCATCATGGATTACACAAG GGTGCTGGTTTTGGAGAAAGGAGAAATGGTCGAGT
- the LOC119125536 gene encoding serine-aspartate repeat-containing protein F codes for MASLRSLILALLMALLCSFHTPLAPMAKAQDLPFRSEQGLVADDDDDDDDDDDDDDDDDDDDDDDDDDDDDDDDDDDDDDDDDDDDDDDDDDDDDDDDDDDDDDDDDDDDDDDDDDDDDDDDDDDDDDDDDDDDDDDDDDDDDDDDDDDDDDDDDDDHEDDDDDDDDNDDDDDDDDDDDDDDDDDDDDDDDDDDDDDDDDDDDDDNDDDDDDDDDNKDDDDDDDDDDNKDDDDDDDDDDDDDNKDDDDDDDDDNGKYHKGSFCAYCEFCEHCDSCDKCPCEEGDKSAHCDDCKMCNFCHVCPACQTLCQPGGFLDKVTGSIYTTVADVFDNDDDNN; via the exons ATGGCATCCTTAAGAAGTCTGATTCTAGCGCTGTTGATGGCGCTGCTCTGCTCCTTCCACACCCCACTGGCTCCTATGGCCAAGGCCCAGGATCTGCCATTCCGCTCTGAGCAAGGCCTTGtggccgatgatgatgatgatgatgacgatgatgatgacgacgatgatgatgacgacgacgatgatgacgacgacgacgacgatgatgatgacgatgatgatgatgatgatgatgatgacgacgatgatgatgacgatgatgatgacgacgatgatgatgacgatgatgatgacgatgatgatgatgatgatgacgacgatgatgatgatgacgacgatgatgatgacgacgacgatgatgacgacgacgatgatgatgatgacgacgatgatgatgatgatgacgacgacgatgatgatgacgacgacgacgatgatgatgatgatgatgacgacgatgatgacgacgatcaTGAAG atgatgacgatgatgatgacgacaatgatgatgatgacgacgacgatgatgatgacgacgatgatgatgacgacgacgatgatgatgacgacgatgatgatgatgatgatgacgacgatgatgatgacgacgacgacaatgatgatgacgatgatgacgatgacgacaacaaagatgatgatgacgatgatgatgatgacgacaacaaagatgatgatgatgatgatgatgacgatgatgacgatgacaacaaagatgatgatgatgatgatgatgatgacaacgGCAAATATCACAAAGGATCGTTCTGTGCATACTGCGAATTCTGCGAG CACTGTGACAGCTGTGATAAATGTCCTTGTGAAGAAGGAGACAAGTCGGCACATTGTGATGACTGCAAG ATGTGCAATTTCTGCCATGTGTGTCCTGCATGTCAAACTCTTTGCCAACCCG GGGGATTCCTTGACAAAGTGACTGGGTCAATCTACAC GACTGTTGCCGATGTCTTTGACAACGATGATGACAACAACTGA
- the trpm4a gene encoding transient receptor potential cation channel subfamily M member 4a gives MKKTDKVDEGSGGGQAEVKKEKVQSWIPKLIKKRVCTTYVEDELSDGVLCQCGHVRNVHNILDARDSGGEPTATQWNSAQHTTECTTDAFGELEFAGAGRRHSYFLRLSCDTQPQLIYTLMTTYWALPSPNLVVSVVGGEGCENIKTWVREVLRNGLVRAAQSTGAWILTEGLREGVARCVGEAVRDHDAAAPAHSKKKVIAVGLAPWGIVHNRQQLVKPEGSFPARYYVQNTSRDSCCLDNNCQAFLLVDDGSTGRRGGETVFRANLEDYISHQRTGIWGSGSIEIPVLCMLISGDAHMLERVESSLRRSTPWLILAGTGPAADFISELLLCPDCSSISQTAPSTMAEIAEYLADIRNLVSDKIRRYFQGEHDLEKLVDSALSIYHNKELLTVFHGEQDGLYDFDTVLLKALVRASKRLSSDASEYTQELKLAVAWNRVDIAKAELFTGNIQWTYEDLDDSMTDALINDKPQFVRLFCENGLNILDYLTYERLESLYRSFSDTTVVYTLLQGHLNDRLSLSGSHASLKGAKMGHLNSTQSVMPGPASAQQLSLFEVSRVLWDLLGDVCQPFYYGPLGLDPKFGIRNALRHVIKLLQGKCAYRDQRCQSPWAALFIWAILQNRTEMAIYFWEMAGESVLSALGGCKLLREIRKLESETECKMAMRELAQKFEDLAHDVFGECYQSSERRSFKLLIRKSPVWLDATCLQMATAADARQFFSHDGVQALLSQIWWGNMDRSTKVWKLIICFFVPPFIYTDLIRFRKDQETVIPLDADHLQTDNPGRNNTRVLSLEDIILNDGDAEELRVLKEDLKATEPSNTKRPFLVSRWRQFWFAPVTSFLGNVLMYFVFLLLFAYVLLVDFKPPSQGIPSKLEFLLYFWVFTLVCEEIRQGFFMPTNFMLQRMRSYMEDIWNKCDLAGIVIFIIALCCRMFTWSFEFGRTLMAMDYIVFTLRLIHIFAAHKQLGPKIIIVGKMMKDIFFFLFFLAVWVMAYGVANQALLYSYDPRPEWIFRRVFYKPYLHIYGLLPMEEVDSELFQQPNCTNNRTLIQAGAEPCMNTYANWLVILLQTVYLLVTNILLINLLIAIFSYTFNLVQERSDIYWKFQRYSLIVEYHARPCLAPPFIIISHLNVFIKRYIRRIPSEKKKHFALTLEDVKSSRLSMWEAIQKEDLLSLQNKQQRESDTERLKRTSDKVDSVLKHTAENRDTNRRLQLLETEMEFCCNALTWMMDAMSQNDLTPTNRTLPLLRDLPPS, from the exons ATGAAGAAGACTGACAAGGTGGACGAAGGCAGCGGTGGGGGACAGGCTGAAGTTAAGAAAGAGAAAGTTCAG AGTTGGATCCCCAAGCTCATCAAGAAGCGAGTGTGCACCACCTATGTAGAAGATGAACTCAG TGATGGAGTATTATGTCAGTGCGGTCACGTGCGGAACGTGCATAATATCTTGGACGCGAGGGACTCCGGCGGGGAGCCGACTGCCACCCAATGGAATAGCGCACAGCACACCACAGAGTGTACCACCGATGCCTTTGGAGAGTTGGAGTTTGCCGGCGCTGGACGAAGACACAGCTAT ttTCTGCGGCTGTCGTGCGACACACAACCTCAGCTCATCTACACTCTAATGACGACATACTGGGCTTTGCCCTCACCCAACTTGGTGGTGTCGGTGGTGGGGGGCGAAGGCTGTGAGAATATTAAAACTTGGGTGAGAGAGGTCCTGAGAAATGGTTTGGTTCGGGCTGCGCAGAGCACAG GGGCCTGGATCTTAACAGAGGGTCTCCGGGAAGGCGTAGCCCGCTGCGTGGGCGAGGCCGTCAGGGATCACGACGCTGCAGCTCCAGCTCACTCGAAAAAGAAAGTAATAGCTGTGGGACTCGCACCCTGGGGCATCGTACACAACAGGCAGCAGCTTGTGAAGCCAGAG GGAAGCTTTCCTGCCCGCTACTATGTCCAGAACACCTCGCGTGACAGCTGCTGCCTGGATAACAACTGTCAGGCTTTCCTATTGGTGGATGATGGGAGCACTggcagaagaggaggagagacaGTCTTCCGGGCCAATCTGGAAGACTATATATCACATCAACGCACTGGCATTTGGG GTAGTGGCAGTATTGAAATCCCAGTGCTGTGTATGCTAATCTCCGGGGATGCTCACATGCTTGAG AGAGTAGAGTCATCTCTGAGGAGATCAACGCCTTGGCTGATTCTTGCTGGAACTGGTCCTGCTGCAGACTTTATCAGCGAACTTCTATTGTGTCCCGACTGCTCTTCCATCAGCCAAACTGCCCCATCAACAATGGCTGAGATTGCCGAGTATCTAGCAGACATCCGTAACCTGGTTTCCGACAAGATCAGGAGGTACTTCCAAGGAGAACATGACTTGGAAAAACTGGTGGACAGT GCTCTGAGTATTTATCACAACAAAGAGCTCCTCACTGTTTTCCATGGGGAGCAAGACGGACTTTATGATTTTGACACTGTCCTCCTCAAAGCCCTTGTTCGAG CTAGTAAACGTCTGTCCAGTGATGCCAGTGAGTACACTCAAGAGCTGAAACTGGCCGTGGCCTGGAACAGAGTGGACATTGCCAAAGCGGAACTTTTCACCGGAAACATTCAATGGACG TACGAGGATCTGGACGACTCCATGACAGATGCTTTGATCAATGACAAGCCTCAGTTTGTGCGCCTCTTCTGCGAGAACGGTCTGAACATCCTGGACTACCTGACCTACGAGCGCTTAGAGAGCTTGTATCGCTCGTTCTCCGACACCACTGTGGTCTACACTCTGCTCCAAGGACATCTGAATGACCGTCTCAGCCTGTCTGGCTCTCATGCCAGTCTGAAGGGAGCCAAAATGGGTCACCTAAACAGCACGCAGAGTGTCATGCCAGGACCTGCTTCAGCACAACAACTTAGCCTGTTTGAG GTATCACGTGTGTTGTGGGACTTGCTGGGAGATGTGTGTCAGCCTTTCTACTACGGACCCCTGGGTTTGGACCCCAAATTCGGCATACGAAATGCCCTCAGA catGTCATCAAGTTGTTGCAGGGGAAATGTGCGTACCGGGACCAACGCTGCCAGTCTCCGTGGGCAGCGCTCTTCATTTGGGCTATTCTTCAAAACCGCACTGAGATGGCTATTTACTTCTGGGAGATG GCGGGGGAGTCGGTACTGAGTGCGCTAGGTGGCTGTAAGCTGCTGAGAGAAATTCGCAAGCTTGAAAGTGAGACTGAGTGCAAGATGGCCATGAGAGAACTGGCGCAGAAGTTTGAGGATCTTGCGCACG atgtGTTTGGAGAGTGTTACCAGAGCAGTGAGAGGCGCTCATTCAAACTCCTGATAAGAAAGTCTCCAGTGTGGCTTGATGCTACATGTCTGCAAATGGCCACTGCGGCGGATGCTCGCCAGTTCTTCAGCCATGATGGAGTTCAG GCACTCCTCTCCCAGATCTGGTGGGGCAACATGGACAGAAGTACCAAGGTCTGGAAGTTGATCATATGCTTCTTTGTGCCCCCCTTCATCTACACAGACTTAATCCGCTTCAG GAAGGATCAGGAAACGGTTATTCCTTTGGACGCCGACCACTTACAGACTGACAACCCAGGCAGAAATAATACCAGGGTCCTCTCCCTGGAAGACATCATACTCAA TGATGGTGACGCTGAGGAACTCAGGGTTCTCAAAGAAGATCTGAAAG CCACTGAACCAAGCAACACGAAAAGACCATTCTTAGTGTCACGGTGGAGACAGTTTTGGTTTGCTCCTGTCACCTCCTTCCTGGGCAACGTGCTGATGTACTTCGTGTTCCTCTTATTGTTTGCTTACGTCCTATTGGTGGATTTCAAGCCCCCATCTCAAGGCATCCCATCCAAACTGGAATTTCTGCTTTACTTTTGGGTTTTTACTTTAGTATGTGAAGAGATTCGACAG GGTTTCTTCATGCCCACCAACTTTATGCTCCAGAGGATGAGGAGTTACATGGAGgatatttggaataagtgtGATCTCGCAGGCATCGTTATCTTCATTATTGCTCTGTGCTGCAG AATGTTTACATGGTCATTTGAGTTTGGTCGAACTCTGATGGCCATGGATTATATTGTCTTCACACTCCGCCTGATCCATATATTTGCTGCCCACAAACAGCTTGGTCCCAAGATTATCATTGTTGGCAAAATG ATGAaagacattttcttcttcctctttttcctgGCTGTGTGGGTCATGGCCTATGGAGTGGCCAACCAGGCACTTCTCTACTCGTACGATCCCCGACCAGAGTGGATATTTCGCCGTGTTTTTTACAAACCTTACCTGCACATTTATGGACTACTTCCTATGGAAGAAGTGGATT CTGAACTATTTCAACAACCCAACTGTACCAACAACAGGACACTAATTCAAGCAGGAGCGGAGCCATGCATGAACACATACGCCAACTGGCTGGTTATACTTCTCCAGACTGTCTATCTGCTGGTGACCAACATCCTCTTGATTAATCTCCTCATTGCCATTTTCAG tTACACTTTTAACCTAGTTCAGGAGCGCAGTGATATCTACTGGAAATTTCAGCGTTACAGCCTAATTGTGGAGTACCACGCCAGGCCATGCCTGGCCCCGCCGTTTATCATCATTTCACATCTGAATGTTTTCATCAAGCGATACATCCGCCGCATACcctcagaaaagaaaaaacactttg CTTTGACGCTGGAAGACGTAAAGTCCAGCCGACTTAGTATGTGGGAGGCCATCCAGAAAGAAGACCTCCTCTCTCTTCagaataaacaacaaagagaGAGTGACACAGAGCGGCTTAAACGTACATCTGATAA GGTGGACAGTGTGCTGAAGCACACGGCAGAGAACCGTGACACCAATCGCCGTTTGCAGCTCCTGGAGACAGAG ATGGAGTTCTGCTGCAACGCCCTCACCTGGATGATGGACGCAATGTCTCAGAATGATCTCACCCCAACCAACCGGACACTTCCACTCCTACGAG ATCTGCCGCCAAGCTGA